A window from Hymenobacter volaticus encodes these proteins:
- the porW gene encoding type IX secretion system periplasmic lipoprotein PorW/SprE, protein MTRYSIFRLLATPVVTLLLVAGVGGCASERRGVVGHAYDNVVARDNGYFLAREKMWSVEAKLYQARQNDYNRTLPLFPTLDQAAVAAVATDLEDVVKKASLPIQHRAGSDWTDDAYLLIGKSRYYKMEYADAAKTFKYVNSTSKDADAKHEALIWLMRTFLADKDLESAKAVSDVLDKEEGRETNARALFLTRADYYLKTDDPAKAIENLEKAVPLIKQKNEQSRTRYILAQLYQNQGDDKKAYAELNKILKRNPPYELDFFAKLMLGQVSDLNNDDKARLDKYFAKLLKDVKNKEYRDKIYYEMARLNYRQKNYNEALALLQKSARANGTNRSQKSYTYLLAGRIYYENLQKYRLAAAYYDSTVQNLPKEAPDFAAVSERAGILKDFAQQTTIIETQDSLQALARLDTVALRTRLTAYADAELEARRKEAEAVAARQERENSRQALASGINTSRDLQTDINPEDFISGSTGTKWYFDNPTAVSTARADFIRRWGDRPLQDNWRTVNSTRTSPVTPAGGNVPVSIAGANQTSVTAGSTTGTGQAVANDPATQRKALVAQYRQALPLTGAQMAVSEKQVEEAMYALGGIYNQQLREPVPAAQTYEKLLTRFPKTTHSPETYYSLYLIYKEQNELAKAEVYAQRLRQEFPNSTYARLAADPEYLRRTSLVNKEVAVQVDTAFAMYKRQDFKKAATLLANTSKKYPETDLNDRIAFLNALIAVRTESPLVAKASLEKFVKDYEQSPLGNEAKVLLGSYKKYETGGLAGALASTQKPTVSMFRPGEVNNRVRIIYNTPATPAKTVPAVTPAPAVSTPPASAPTPASTAQLEVPAETKKPVAPTDSAAAGAPVSTPAAPAIDPVKAARMAAAQARAKGKKPVKAAPAPVATSPTEPAASTAAVPATTPPPVTTAPTTAPTTSPAVVSTPATKPSPADAGASASPTAPAPAAVSPYAANPTAVHAVLLIFPKASAALQTLPDQLGAYNSRYFKASNLRVQQQSLSDSLEMVVVQGLAGAKIAQAYALKLRGPQSPLNRLRGTGYQTLVVGIDNLPLLLQRRDVEEYQRFYQQSYR, encoded by the coding sequence TTGACTCGATACTCGATTTTTCGTCTGCTTGCTACTCCCGTAGTCACGTTGCTACTTGTTGCTGGTGTGGGGGGCTGTGCCTCCGAGCGCCGGGGTGTAGTAGGCCATGCCTATGATAACGTAGTGGCCCGCGACAATGGTTACTTCTTGGCTCGCGAAAAGATGTGGAGCGTGGAAGCTAAACTCTACCAGGCCCGCCAAAACGACTACAACCGGACACTCCCGCTCTTCCCCACGCTCGATCAAGCAGCAGTAGCTGCTGTGGCAACCGATTTGGAAGATGTAGTCAAGAAAGCGTCACTGCCCATTCAACACCGCGCAGGTTCCGACTGGACCGACGATGCGTACCTTCTTATTGGGAAGAGCCGCTACTATAAGATGGAGTATGCCGATGCGGCCAAGACCTTCAAATACGTCAACAGCACGAGCAAAGACGCCGACGCCAAGCATGAAGCTTTGATTTGGCTGATGCGGACCTTTCTGGCCGATAAAGATCTGGAAAGCGCGAAGGCCGTATCCGACGTACTAGATAAAGAAGAGGGCCGCGAAACAAACGCCCGGGCCTTGTTTCTTACTCGGGCTGACTACTACCTGAAAACAGACGACCCGGCGAAAGCCATCGAGAACCTAGAAAAGGCAGTTCCGCTCATCAAGCAGAAGAATGAGCAGTCGCGCACGCGCTACATTTTGGCCCAGCTCTACCAGAATCAGGGAGATGATAAAAAAGCGTATGCCGAGTTGAACAAGATTCTGAAAAGAAACCCACCGTACGAGTTAGACTTCTTTGCCAAGCTAATGCTCGGACAAGTATCAGATCTGAACAACGACGACAAAGCCCGCTTAGACAAGTACTTCGCGAAGCTGCTGAAAGACGTCAAAAACAAAGAATACCGCGACAAAATCTATTACGAGATGGCGCGGCTCAATTATCGGCAGAAGAATTACAATGAAGCCTTGGCACTTCTGCAAAAGTCGGCTAGAGCTAATGGCACCAACAGAAGCCAGAAATCTTATACCTATTTGTTAGCAGGCCGCATCTATTACGAGAACCTGCAAAAGTATCGTTTGGCCGCAGCCTACTATGATAGCACGGTGCAGAACTTGCCCAAAGAGGCTCCTGATTTCGCTGCTGTTTCGGAGCGAGCTGGCATCTTGAAAGACTTTGCCCAGCAAACTACCATCATTGAAACGCAAGACAGTTTACAAGCACTAGCGCGCTTGGACACGGTGGCACTGCGCACCCGCCTCACAGCATATGCCGATGCCGAATTGGAAGCCAGGCGCAAAGAAGCAGAAGCAGTGGCGGCAAGGCAAGAGCGTGAAAACAGTCGCCAAGCTCTTGCTTCGGGCATCAACACTTCCCGCGACCTGCAAACTGACATCAACCCAGAGGATTTTATTAGCGGTAGCACCGGCACTAAGTGGTATTTCGACAATCCGACTGCCGTGAGTACAGCCCGGGCCGACTTTATCCGTAGGTGGGGCGACCGGCCACTGCAGGACAACTGGCGCACCGTAAATTCAACTCGTACTTCACCTGTTACGCCAGCGGGTGGCAATGTGCCTGTTAGCATCGCCGGCGCCAACCAAACCAGTGTAACGGCAGGTTCTACTACGGGTACAGGGCAGGCTGTAGCCAACGACCCAGCCACTCAACGCAAAGCCTTAGTAGCTCAATACCGACAGGCACTTCCACTTACCGGCGCGCAGATGGCCGTGTCGGAAAAGCAAGTGGAAGAGGCAATGTATGCGCTAGGAGGTATTTACAATCAGCAGCTACGCGAACCTGTGCCAGCCGCGCAGACCTATGAAAAGCTACTGACCCGCTTCCCAAAGACTACGCACTCGCCGGAAACCTACTATAGCCTGTACTTAATTTATAAGGAGCAAAACGAACTAGCCAAAGCGGAAGTCTATGCGCAGCGGCTGCGCCAAGAGTTTCCGAACTCAACGTATGCTCGCCTAGCTGCCGACCCTGAATATTTGCGGCGCACCTCCCTTGTGAACAAAGAAGTGGCCGTGCAAGTGGACACCGCTTTTGCTATGTACAAAAGGCAGGATTTCAAGAAGGCGGCGACTTTGCTGGCTAACACATCGAAGAAGTATCCAGAAACCGACTTGAATGACCGTATAGCATTTCTTAATGCACTGATTGCGGTGCGCACAGAATCGCCACTGGTAGCTAAAGCATCTTTGGAAAAGTTTGTAAAGGACTACGAGCAGTCACCGCTTGGTAATGAAGCCAAGGTATTGCTAGGCTCCTACAAGAAATATGAAACGGGAGGCCTTGCCGGAGCCTTGGCGTCCACACAGAAACCGACTGTTTCTATGTTCCGGCCAGGAGAAGTAAATAATCGTGTGCGCATTATTTACAATACACCCGCAACGCCAGCAAAAACAGTTCCGGCCGTAACGCCAGCTCCCGCCGTTTCCACGCCGCCAGCCTCTGCTCCTACTCCGGCTTCTACGGCGCAACTTGAAGTTCCCGCTGAAACAAAAAAGCCAGTTGCTCCCACTGATTCGGCTGCGGCCGGAGCTCCGGTTTCCACACCTGCAGCACCTGCTATCGACCCAGTGAAAGCAGCTCGCATGGCAGCAGCTCAGGCAAGAGCGAAAGGCAAAAAGCCTGTTAAAGCGGCACCTGCGCCAGTTGCGACTTCGCCGACAGAACCTGCTGCATCTACAGCTGCGGTGCCCGCTACTACGCCCCCACCTGTCACCACTGCCCCAACAACTGCCCCAACTACATCGCCTGCCGTCGTCTCCACTCCGGCAACCAAGCCAAGCCCAGCTGATGCTGGTGCTAGTGCATCTCCAACTGCACCTGCTCCTGCCGCAGTTTCACCCTATGCGGCCAATCCCACTGCCGTACATGCCGTATTGCTAATTTTCCCAAAGGCCTCGGCAGCCCTTCAAACCCTACCTGATCAACTGGGTGCTTACAACAGCCGTTATTTCAAGGCAAGCAACCTACGAGTGCAGCAGCAGTCACTCAGCGATTCTTTGGAAATGGTAGTTGTACAAGGATTAGCTGGCGCGAAAATAGCGCAAGCGTATGCCTTAAAGCTGAGAGGACCTCAGTCGCCACTAAACCGCCTGCGGGGCACGGGTTACCAAACGCTAGTTGTTGGTATTGATAATCTGCCGCTGTTGCTTCAGCGGCGCGATGTGGAAGAATACCAGCGATTCTACCAGCAGTCGTACCGTTGA
- a CDS encoding AtpZ/AtpI family protein encodes MADSSTPKPDSSGPRGGNFAKYSGLGIQMLAIIGLGTWLGVWLDGRFGIGPWGTVVLMLLSVFIAMYQVIRSVSND; translated from the coding sequence ATGGCTGACTCTTCCACACCCAAACCCGATTCTTCTGGTCCACGCGGTGGCAACTTTGCCAAGTATTCCGGGCTCGGCATTCAAATGCTAGCTATTATCGGGCTTGGTACTTGGCTTGGCGTGTGGCTTGATGGGCGCTTCGGTATTGGTCCTTGGGGCACAGTGGTACTGATGCTGCTCTCCGTTTTTATCGCCATGTATCAGGTTATTCGGTCCGTATCGAACGATTAG
- the atpB gene encoding F0F1 ATP synthase subunit A: protein MKRLLIALFCILSLPVFAQEPTPTIEEATDSEAFSPGEMILHHIGDAHEWHFATIGDEAEHGTHITIPLPIIAYQPNKGLSVFSSSHLAEGKVYNGLKLEHEHLEAEDGGKVYDFSITKNVASLLLSAALLLGVFFTVASGYKKNHGGAPKGVQSFFEVLIVFIRDEVGKKAIGPKYERYMPYLLTIFFFIWFNNMLGLMPGAANLTGNIAVTMTLALMTLGITLFSSNKNYWAHIFATPGVPKALLPIMIPVELIGVIVKPFSLMVRLFANITAGHIVILSFISLIFIFKSVLISPVSLAFGLFINVLELLVAILQAYIFTLLTAMYIGGAVEEHHDADLQMGGGDGASQAHAHGH from the coding sequence ATGAAGCGTTTACTGATAGCTCTCTTCTGCATCCTTTCGCTTCCCGTGTTCGCGCAAGAGCCTACACCCACCATTGAGGAAGCTACCGACAGTGAAGCATTCAGCCCCGGTGAGATGATTCTGCACCACATCGGTGACGCTCACGAATGGCACTTTGCAACCATCGGCGACGAGGCCGAGCACGGTACCCACATCACCATTCCCTTGCCGATCATTGCTTATCAGCCTAATAAAGGACTAAGCGTATTTTCGTCTTCTCACTTGGCAGAAGGTAAGGTATACAATGGCCTCAAACTAGAGCACGAACACCTCGAAGCTGAGGATGGAGGCAAGGTATACGATTTTTCGATTACCAAAAACGTGGCTTCTCTACTTTTGAGTGCTGCTTTACTACTAGGAGTATTCTTCACGGTAGCTAGTGGCTACAAGAAAAACCACGGTGGAGCTCCGAAAGGGGTTCAGTCTTTCTTTGAAGTGCTCATCGTGTTTATTCGTGATGAGGTAGGTAAGAAGGCCATCGGTCCTAAGTATGAGCGGTATATGCCATACTTGCTTACTATTTTCTTCTTCATCTGGTTCAACAATATGCTCGGCTTGATGCCCGGCGCGGCCAACCTCACCGGCAATATTGCCGTGACCATGACGCTGGCTCTCATGACGCTTGGCATCACCTTGTTTAGCTCCAACAAAAACTACTGGGCGCACATCTTCGCTACGCCCGGTGTTCCGAAGGCGCTGCTGCCTATCATGATTCCGGTTGAATTAATCGGCGTAATCGTAAAGCCGTTCTCTCTCATGGTTCGTTTGTTCGCCAACATCACGGCCGGACACATTGTAATCTTGAGCTTCATCAGCTTGATCTTCATTTTCAAGAGTGTCTTAATCAGCCCGGTTTCGTTGGCTTTCGGCTTGTTTATCAACGTGCTCGAATTGCTAGTTGCGATTCTACAGGCTTACATCTTCACGCTGCTCACGGCTATGTACATCGGTGGCGCGGTGGAGGAACACCACGATGCTGATTTGCAGATGGGTGGTGGCGATGGTGCTTCGCAAGCTCACGCCCACGGTCACTAG
- the atpE gene encoding ATP synthase F0 subunit C — MLLSLLLQVANSVGLAVMGAGIGAGLVALGVGLGIGRIGGSAMEAIGRQPEAAGRIQTAMLIVAALIEGLGLFAVVVCLLISFNL; from the coding sequence ATGCTTCTTTCTCTGTTGTTGCAGGTTGCCAATTCGGTTGGCTTAGCCGTAATGGGTGCTGGTATCGGTGCTGGTCTGGTTGCTCTTGGTGTTGGCTTGGGTATCGGCCGTATCGGTGGTAGCGCCATGGAGGCCATTGGCCGTCAGCCCGAAGCTGCTGGCAGAATCCAAACTGCTATGCTGATCGTAGCGGCTCTGATCGAAGGTCTGGGTCTGTTCGCAGTCGTAGTCTGCCTGCTGATTTCCTTCAATCTCTAA
- a CDS encoding F0F1 ATP synthase subunit B: protein MPPLVTPELGLIFWQLVIFLIVLFLLAKFAWKPILTSLKQREDSIEGALRMADQAKLEMQELRAGNEKLLADARLERDRIIKEATALANQLIEQAKNKANEEGGRMIVQAREAIQNEKNAALAEVKNTAAQLSIDIAERILRRELTDTDSQKELVNSYLKDVKLN from the coding sequence ATGCCTCCATTAGTAACCCCCGAATTAGGCCTGATCTTCTGGCAGCTGGTGATTTTCCTCATCGTGCTGTTCCTGCTGGCTAAGTTTGCCTGGAAGCCGATTCTTACTTCCTTGAAGCAGCGCGAAGACTCTATCGAAGGAGCTTTGCGTATGGCCGACCAAGCCAAGCTGGAAATGCAAGAGCTACGTGCTGGCAACGAAAAGTTGCTTGCCGATGCTCGCTTGGAGCGTGACCGGATCATCAAGGAAGCCACTGCCCTGGCCAATCAGCTCATCGAGCAAGCCAAGAACAAAGCAAACGAAGAAGGTGGCCGCATGATTGTGCAGGCTCGCGAAGCAATCCAGAACGAGAAAAACGCTGCTCTAGCCGAGGTGAAAAACACCGCTGCTCAGTTGTCAATCGATATAGCCGAGCGCATTCTGCGTCGCGAGCTGACCGATACCGACTCGCAAAAGGAGCTCGTCAACTCGTACCTGAAGGATGTGAAGCTTAACTAA
- the atpH gene encoding ATP synthase F1 subunit delta, whose translation MSEIRVASRYAKSLLDLAEERGTLEQVKEDMDLFSKTLNENRDLRLLLRNPIVKHDKKLAILRAVFGGKVSDLTMKFFTIITEKNRESALEFIGSEFLTQYNALRGVQLAEVTTATPLSPYLRAELTQMVRQQTGLQQVTLTEKVDQSLIGGFVLRIGDRLIDDSVSFRLRKLRNEFSKNPYQPLV comes from the coding sequence ATGTCTGAAATACGAGTTGCCTCCCGCTACGCCAAGTCCCTGCTTGATCTGGCCGAGGAGCGGGGTACGCTAGAGCAGGTTAAGGAAGATATGGACTTGTTCAGCAAGACGCTGAACGAGAACCGTGACCTGCGCTTGTTGCTGCGCAACCCCATCGTCAAGCACGACAAGAAACTGGCCATCTTACGCGCTGTGTTTGGTGGCAAAGTGTCGGACCTCACCATGAAGTTCTTCACTATCATCACCGAAAAAAACCGCGAAAGTGCATTAGAATTTATTGGCTCAGAGTTTCTGACTCAATACAATGCTTTGCGCGGCGTACAACTAGCTGAGGTTACAACGGCAACGCCACTGAGCCCGTACCTACGTGCGGAGCTAACGCAGATGGTGCGCCAGCAAACTGGCCTTCAGCAAGTTACCCTCACTGAGAAAGTAGATCAATCGCTTATTGGGGGCTTCGTGCTCCGTATTGGCGACCGTCTGATCGACGACTCAGTGAGTTTCCGTTTGCGCAAGCTGCGCAACGAATTCTCGAAGAACCCCTACCAACCTTTAGTATAA
- the atpA gene encoding F0F1 ATP synthase subunit alpha: MAEVRPDEVSAILREQLSNFKTEAELEEVGTVLQVGDGVARIYGLGKAQSGELLEFENGLQALVLNLEEDNVGAVMLGDYSDIREGATVRRTNKIASIKVGEGIVGRVVNTLGQPIDGRGPIQGETYDMPLERKAPGVIYRQPVTEPMQTGIKAIDAMIPIGRGQRELIIGDRQTGKSAVAIDTIINQREFFDRGEPVFCIYVAVGQKASTVAQVVNSLTKGGAMDYTVVVSASAADPAPMQFFAPFTGAAIGEFFRDTGRPALVVYDDLSKQAVAYREVSLLLRRPPGREAYPGDVFYLHSRLLERAAKINSSDVIARDMNDLPDSIKHLVKGGGSLTALPLIETQAGDVSAYIPTNVISITDGQIFLETNLFNSGIRPAINVGISVSRVGGNAQIKSMKKVAGTLKLDQAQFRELEAFAKFGSDLDASTKLTIERGRRNLEILKQPQFSPQKVEDQVAVIYAATNGLLDQVPVNRVREFEKEFTQTMQSRHPEVLQSLKAGKLDDTITGAIRQVAKDLSASYASK; encoded by the coding sequence ATGGCAGAAGTACGTCCGGATGAAGTATCCGCCATTCTGCGGGAACAGTTGTCTAACTTCAAAACCGAAGCCGAACTCGAAGAGGTTGGTACGGTATTGCAGGTTGGCGACGGTGTAGCCCGCATTTACGGCCTGGGCAAAGCTCAGTCGGGGGAGTTGCTCGAATTTGAAAATGGCCTCCAAGCCTTGGTTCTGAACCTGGAAGAAGACAACGTAGGTGCCGTTATGCTCGGTGACTACAGTGACATTCGGGAAGGAGCTACGGTACGCCGTACCAATAAAATTGCTTCCATTAAAGTAGGCGAAGGCATCGTAGGCCGCGTGGTAAATACGCTCGGTCAGCCCATCGATGGCCGCGGTCCTATCCAGGGTGAAACCTACGATATGCCACTGGAGCGTAAAGCTCCTGGTGTTATCTACCGTCAACCCGTAACGGAGCCCATGCAGACCGGTATCAAGGCTATTGACGCCATGATTCCGATTGGCCGTGGCCAGCGTGAATTGATCATCGGTGACCGTCAGACTGGTAAGTCGGCAGTTGCTATTGATACCATCATCAACCAGCGTGAGTTTTTCGACCGCGGTGAGCCAGTTTTCTGCATTTATGTAGCTGTAGGCCAAAAGGCCTCTACGGTAGCACAGGTAGTAAACTCGCTAACCAAAGGTGGCGCGATGGACTACACAGTAGTGGTTTCGGCTTCGGCCGCAGACCCAGCGCCGATGCAGTTCTTTGCTCCCTTCACAGGTGCCGCTATCGGGGAGTTCTTCCGCGATACGGGCCGTCCAGCGCTGGTAGTGTACGACGACTTGTCGAAGCAAGCGGTAGCGTACCGCGAGGTGTCGCTGTTGTTGCGCCGTCCTCCCGGACGTGAGGCGTATCCTGGTGACGTGTTCTATCTGCACAGCCGCTTGTTGGAGCGCGCCGCGAAGATCAACTCTTCCGACGTTATTGCTCGTGACATGAACGACTTGCCCGACAGTATCAAGCACCTTGTGAAAGGTGGTGGCTCGCTGACGGCTCTGCCACTCATCGAGACGCAAGCAGGTGACGTATCGGCTTACATCCCAACCAACGTAATTTCGATTACGGACGGTCAGATTTTCCTTGAGACCAACCTGTTCAACTCGGGTATCCGTCCGGCTATCAACGTAGGTATTTCGGTATCCCGCGTAGGTGGTAACGCACAGATCAAGTCGATGAAGAAAGTGGCTGGTACGCTGAAGCTCGACCAGGCACAGTTCCGCGAGTTGGAAGCCTTCGCCAAATTCGGTTCCGACCTTGATGCCTCGACCAAACTTACCATTGAGCGTGGCCGTCGCAACCTCGAAATCCTGAAGCAGCCGCAGTTCTCGCCGCAGAAGGTAGAAGACCAAGTAGCGGTTATCTACGCTGCTACCAACGGTCTGCTCGACCAAGTACCCGTGAACCGCGTGCGCGAATTCGAGAAAGAATTCACTCAAACCATGCAGTCGCGTCACCCTGAAGTGCTCCAGAGCCTAAAGGCTGGTAAGCTGGACGACACCATCACGGGTGCTATCCGTCAGGTTGCCAAAGACCTGTCTGCTAGTTACGCTTCCAAGTAA